A portion of the Betta splendens chromosome 2, fBetSpl5.4, whole genome shotgun sequence genome contains these proteins:
- the LOC114869085 gene encoding butyrophilin-like protein 8 isoform X2 has protein sequence MELKWDFIVFIYKALMHLLALLSISAVAQVSGSSFLNCSTPNIVWPGDDVILPCRLQPPLSAESMRVEWTRPDLEPEFIHVHQDGRFLHELQNPDYKNRTSLFVDQLPNGDVSLKLFKVTQSDAGTYRCSLPSVQQEASVQLSVVSEVIGSNQPVRAVVGDDVILQCHMEPPVDVTTLTVEWTTRNRAVVHKYKSQEDNTDIQNDQFKGRTSLFHNEMHKGNISLKLINVTLTDAGEYTCCVRKQQKEKKGNVELFVDSKDKKGRDADDSKTTALTAGLTVPAVVILIGVVAGLVC, from the exons ATGGAACTAAAATGGgactttattgtttttatttataaagctttGATGCATTTGCTGGCACTTTTATCTATCAGTGCGGTGGCGCAAGTTTCAG GATCCAGTTTTCTGAATTGTTCTACTCCAAACATCGTCTGGCCTGGTGATGACGTCATCCTACCGTGTCGTCTTCAACCTCCACTGAGTGCTGAGTCCATGAGGGTGGAGTGGACCAGACCTGATCTGGAGCCAGAATTCATCCATGTTCACCAGGACGGACGCTTTTTACATGAGCTTCAAAATCCAGACTATAAAAATCGCACAAGTCTGTTTGTGGATCAGCTGCCTAATGGAGACGTCTCCCTGAAACTGTTCAAAGTGACTCAGTCTGATGCAGGAACATACAGATGTTCCCTTCCCtcagtgcagcaggaagcgtctgtgcagctcagtgttg tgtcAGAGGTCATTGGATCTAATCAACCAGTTCGAGCAGTGGTTGGTGATGACGTCATTCTGCAGTGTCACATGGAGCCTCCGGTTGATGTCACAACTCTGACTGTGGAGTGGACGACACGCAACAGAGCAGTTGTGCACAAGTATAAAAGTCAAGAAGACAACACAGATATTCAGAATGATCAGTTTAAAGGCAGAACTTCTCTCTTCCACAATGAGatgcacaaaggaaacatttcaCTAAAACTGATCAACGTGACTCTGACAGATGCAGGAGAATACACCTGTTGTGTTCGcaaacaacaaaaggaaaagaaaggcaACGTTGAGCTGTTCGTTG ATTCAAAGGATAAAAAAGGAAGAGATGCTGATGACA GTAAGACCACTGCTCTTACTGCTGGTCTCACCGTCCCTGCCGTTGTTATCCTGATTGGTGTTGTAGCAGGTTTAGTTTGCTGA